The Candidatus Zixiibacteriota bacterium region CATCGGGACCGCCTCATCTTAATCCCTGTTGCAGTCTGAAAAGGTTCCCCCTTGTACCATCATATTTTCCTGACTTCCTGCATCCGGTTGCATCTTCTATTTTTCACTCTTAAAATGTGCAAAAATTGATATGCATTTATGTCGGCGAAAGCCGATAGAATAAGGGAATTCCGCCCTACCGGGATTTTTCGGGGGATTCCCCCCGAGAGGAAGGCGCGAGTTAAACAGTATTCGATTAAGGAGCGACAATGCCCAGTATCCTTGTAGTTGATGATAAAGATTCGATGCGGACGATGCTATCGCAGGCGCTCAGTGATGAGGGGTATCAGGTGGATGCCGTCGAAGGCGGCAAGAAAGCGCTTGACCTGGCGCGTCTGAAAAGTTACGACCTGGCAATCACCGATTTGAAGATGCCGGAGATGGATGGTCTTTCGGTCTTAAGCGGTCTCAAAGAAATAGACAGCGATATGACCGTCATTATCATGACC contains the following coding sequences:
- a CDS encoding response regulator, yielding MPSILVVDDKDSMRTMLSQALSDEGYQVDAVEGGKKALDLARLKSYDLAITDLKMPEMDGLSVLSGLKEIDSDMTVIIMT